In Phaseolus vulgaris cultivar G19833 chromosome 3, P. vulgaris v2.0, whole genome shotgun sequence, the sequence TTGGgttatattcattttttataagTTCTGCGGTGTTGAAGATCACCCCCAGGCTGGCCAGAACTTGGCATACCCCACGATCAGCTGAGGAGAGCTCATCCAAGGTCTTGGCCTTCTTGAGCTTGAGCTTTCCCACCCAGTATAGTGGGAATCCATCAAGGACAGTGCGGTCGTGCTCAGAACAGCACACCCTGAAAAATTTTCCTTAAAATCCTTTATAGGACTGTTGGAATAGGGTAAGGATGACTCTCCCAGTCATCCCACTGAAGCTAACACAGAGGTTCTTCCCATGGTTTTTGGCTTCGAAGAAATGTAGGAAGATGTCTACATAGGGGGCATGGCCAAAGAAGTTGCAAAGGATGGAGAAAGCCCTGatgaaggcccagctgttgagatgcagctgggcaggggcgacgtTTATCTCAGTTAAAAGCTCCATCTTAAAGCTGTTGAAAGGGAGGCACTGCCTAATGCGCTTGAAGACGGTTTGGTAGAAGAAAAAGAATCGCTCCCCGTTGTTGGCGCGATCATCTACGCAAACAGGTTCACCCTTTATACAAGGGCGATCGGAGATGTAAGCGTCACACTCCCTCCCGAACGCTCTACCCTTGAAGTCGGGTTCACTGTCCAAGTAAGCCCTCCAGTCAGTAAGAGAGGTGAGGGAGGAGGTTTCAGCGAGGAGGTCGTCAGAAGCCCAGGGGTACAGGGGCCTATAGTTGATGCTAGGAGGAGGAGGGTTGGCAGTGACTTTTGTTCGTGCCATGATGAAAGAAAGCTAAGAAAAACAAGGAAAGGAAGAAACAAAGGTTCAGCAAGGGGAAAACAATGGTGTGAAACTAAAAAGCTCCAAAACCTTATTCTCGTGAAAAACCCAGAAACAGGGGAGCGAAGAAGATGCAGAAGAAGATTTGAAACAAGGAaatataaacagtcccaggcagttatcaatgcgCAGAATCAGAAGTAAAGAGTAATCAAtggaaaaaaatcatacatttgATGATTGATGAGCGAAAGTTTCGGTTTTTGTGAAGGAAGAAATCAGAGAGCTCGAGGAATAAGATAAAGAGTCTAAGAAAGGTTTCAAGTGACGGAACAGTGCATGAAGCGCGCATCTTTGAAAGGCTTAACGTAAACTTGAGAAGCGCAAGCGATGTTAAGTCCCAGCCGCATGATTAAGCCACGTGTGCGTTGATTACAGCATGAACATGAAGGCGTCACTTCAATGCACAGTGCACGTCTATCACaggaagccacgtaggtcggtAGGGCGAGGCcatagtctcttcgctgaacaagttgacagctcgagactggggacTTGTGTACCATCTGGTCCTCGAGCGCtggcctcgggcgttgaccaaagtcaacatgaTGGGACCCCGAAGGTGGGTCCACTGGAAAGTACAGTAGGGAAGGAGTCTCCTTAGGCTCACGGGTAATGGTGGCCGAGGAGGGGTCAGCACCAAGGCAAAGTGTGGAGTCCTCGGGCCTCGGCACCTCAACAGTGAAGATGGACAAAGAAAGGTGGTTTTCAAGCCACACCCCAGTTACCAATAGGGAGAGGCCCAgatcacgagggatccatgcatggGGTGTAGGGATGTGATAGTACTCACCACCGTTAAAGAGCCACTGGGATAGAGACCACTCGTAAGGGTCACGTCCCAGAGAGTGATCTACATGCATGGTACGCGAATAAGGCAGGGAACTCCCAGGGCGGATGACTCAGAGATTGGGTGCATGAGTCGGCACCCAAGCAATCATCCCGCGCCAATTGCACTTTGGCAGGGAAGTCTTACACACTGGACCTCAAGTCTAGGTGCTAGTGTCGTTAAGACGCGCCTATAGGATGCTTAAGTCACAGATAAACAGAAGGGCAAGAACACTGAAAGGTATATAAGGACAACAACAGACATAATCAGGtacattttttacattttacagAACACACTACGCTTTCATTAGTGCAAGTTACGCATTTCTGAGAGAAGAACAATGTGAGAGAGAACACACAATGACCTGAGAGTTTGAGTTTAGTGTTCATTGCCCATAGACTGACTTAACCGTCGGACTACCAACggtcgcgagggcgccctttgtttcTCTATTTTCAGGTGATTCCATCGGAGGAAGGGAAAGTGGGAGCGAAAGGTTCTTGAAAGCGAAGTCAGCAGAAACGCATGAAGACGttaggtcaaccggcgggaacaaaaACAGTGGTAGTTTGGTCTCCCAAAGTAAACCCCTCTCGTGTAAGCACACCAAGGAGAAAGGAAGTATGGTTCGAGTATCAGAGTCTCGTCCCTTGACTATGGTAGCAAGGGCGAAAACAGCTATACCCTGACTCTATACAACAAGGATGAAATCGAGAAAGTGTCGCCCACTTAGGGTAGCAAACATCAAGAAAGGGGGGGGGGGAAGACATATGCCCCCTCTCATGTATTAACTCCAAGGACGAACAAACACGCAAGGCAAATAGAGGCAACAGTTAAAgaaataaatacttttaaagTATGCATACAAGAAAGTTTGGTTGACAACAAAATAGAATTACAAAGGGAGTCATTCCCGTGGCACGATCTGGCCGTCCACAACGCATTTGGACTCGTCGAAGAAAGAAAGATCTACCTCAAGATGCGCACAGGCAAACTGAGCAACTACGTCTTGAAAGCCCTCACCGTAAGCCACGGCGGAATTATTAGTAAGCTCCTCCTCTGTCCTTCTGAGGGACTCAGTTTTCTCGGCCAACTCGCCTTCGACCTGCCCTAGGAGGATCTCACGCTGTGTGCTCCTATTTTCCAGAttagccaccttttccttcagTTCGGCCACAATATCGTCTAGCTCAACCGTGCGGGTACGTAGAGGCAAGATCTTTGCTTCTAGTTCGACCGCCTTTAGGCTCTTGTCTTGGAGGGCCTTTTTGGCGTCTTTCTCAGACTGACGAAGGCTTGCCAGCTCCAGGTACAGGGCGGTTTCACGATTGGCAAAGACTTTGGTCATGGCGGTTAAGTCCTCATCGAGCTTCGCCATCTTGACCTTGAGGTCCTCGAACTCTTGGGTCCTGCTAAGTGCCAGGTTGGAGGCAAACAAGAAGTCCCCAAGAACCTTAGCCACACGCTCCCGAAGGAGATTGTCGTCTAAACCCTCCACCACTCGGCTTTGGAAACAACTGAGTGCCTTTTTTAGCAGCAAAGGGAGTGGAGGAGAAGAGTCTGTCTCTTGGCCTCCGGGGGCACTCTCTCCCCCACCCTCTAGAGCAACAACGGGAAGGGCGAATGACTCAGagattgggtgcatgagttggcatccAAGTAGTCATCTCGCGCCAGTTGCACTACGGCAGGGCAGTCTTACACACTAAATGGCCCTAAGTTTGGGTGTTAATGTCGCTAAGACGCGCCTACAAAATGCTTAAGTCACAACTAGACAAAAGGGCAAGGACAACAAAGGTATACAAGGTTGACAGTAGACATAACCAAGGGACATTTTGACATTTTTCACAAAACACTTTACGCTTTCGTTAGTGCAAGTTACGCATTTCTGAGAGAGAAATAGAGTGAGAAAGGACACACAGTGATCGCATAGTTTGAGTTTTGGTGTTCATTGCCCATAGACTGACTTGACCGTTAGAGTACAAACGGTCGCGAGGACACCCTTTGTTTCTATGTTTTCAGGTGATTCAACTAGAGGAAGGGAACGTATGAGCGAACGGTACTTAGAAGTGAAGCCAACAGAAACGCACAAAGACGTTAGGTCAATTGGCGGGAACAgataccatcagtattatttctACCAATAACACTGCTGGTACCATttgtattattactaccaacaacattgatggtaccatcagtagtATTACTACCAATAATAgttatggtaccatcagtactattactaccaacaacattgatggtaccatcagtattatcactaccaacaacactgatggtaccatcaatattattacaaccaacaacactgatcgtaccattagtattattactaccaacaacactgatggtaccatcagtattattacaaCCAACAACACCGATCgtaccattagtattattactaccaacaacactgatggtaccatctgtattattactaccaacaacaatgATCATACCATctgtattattactaccaacaacactgatggtaccatcaatattattacaaCCAACAACACAAATtataccatcagtattattactactaaCAACaccgatggtaccatcagtaatattactaccaacaacacagatggtaccatcagtaatattactaccaacaacacagatggtaccattagtattattactaccaacaacactgatggtaccatcagtattattactaccaacaacattgATGGTAACATctgtattattactaccaaaaacactgatggtaccatcattaTTATTACTGCCAACAACAATGATCGtacaatcagtattattactaccaacaaccatgatgctaccatcagtattattactaacAACAACACTGATGATACCATCTGTATTATTACTAacaataacattgatggtaccattagtattattactaccaaaaacattgatggtaccatctgtATTATTACTACTAAcaacacttatgatatcatcattattattactacgaacaacattgatggtaccatcagtactATTACTACCAGCAACACTGATCTTAACAtaagtattattactaccaacaataCTGActgtaccatcagtattataaCTACCAaaaacactgatggtaccatcagtattattactaccaacaacactgatggtaacatctgtattattactaccaacagcactgatggtaccatcagtattattactaccaacaacagtGATGGTatcatcaatattattactaccaacaacactgatggtaccataagtattattactaccaaaaACACTAATCTtagcatcagtattattactaccaacaaccctgatggtaccatcagtattgttactaccaacaacactgatggtaccatcagtagtattactaccaacaacactgatggtacgtTCCGTATTATTAGTACCAACAACAGttatggtaccatcaatattagtactaccaacaacattgatggtagcatcagtattattacAACCAACAACAATGattgtaccatcaatattattactaccaacaataTTGATCTTAACATCAGTTTTATTACTActaataacactgatggtaccatcagttttattactaccaacaacattgatgttaacatcaatattattactaccaacaacattgATCTtagcatcagtattattactatagacaacactgatggtaccatcagtattattcctaccaacaacactaatggtaacatcagtattattactaccaacaacattgatggtaccatcagtattattactaccaacaacactgatggtaacATCTGTATtgttactaccaacaacaccgatggtaccatcattattattactaccaacaacctTGATAGTACCATCAGTATGATTACCACCAACAACAGTGATGGTACTGTCAGTATTATTACAACCAACAACATTGATCATACCAtaagtattattactaccaacaacagtggtggtaccatcagtattattaccaACATCAACACTAATGGtagcatcagtattattactaccaacaacactgatggtaccatctgtATTTTTACTACCAAttacactgatggtaccatcagtattattactaccaacaacagtgatggtaccatcagtattattgcgaGCATAGCGACCTATAGGTAGAACCAAGACTACCATAAATGTCGCATCTTTGGGAAGGAGCACGATAGATTTGTGAGGGTCGTGCCATGTAGGATAGGTGATCTCGTGTGTTCTGACAAGTCGAGGGACCCTTCTTTTTCGTCTACTCAAAAGTCTTCAAGAGACTTTCCCTTCGCCTACCCCTCATTGGCTTTGAGTGCGCCCTCCTTACTAAAGTGAATGTGGCCcctgttgaagatgggaagctttgatgtgccATATCCTCATGAAGCTTGAAACTGTGTcatgttttaggtttaggttttggtttggggtttagaatctttgtaagatcagttttgAATCTCAAACAAAGCTCATTTCAAattgttttaaagattaaagtgttttccatgcaaagggaaaaacaacctattAAAGTGTCGAGATATTCGGTTGTTTGTAACTTAGCTGGCAAAGaaggttttaaaactattttataactaacaagagcattcaaccggttaaatcgtggttttaaccgattaaatgtgtgtccttgtaacagttttttgaaaatttgttttaactg encodes:
- the LOC137839194 gene encoding uncharacterized protein, with the protein product MVVLVLPIGRYARNNTDGTITVVGSNNTDGTISVIGSKNTDGTISVVGSNNTDATISVDVGNNTDGTTTVVGSNNTYGMINVVGCNNTDSTITVVGGNHTDGTIKVVGSNNNDGTIGVVGSNNTDVTISVVGSNNTDGTINVVGSNNTDVTISVVGRNNTDGTISVVYSNNTDAKINVVGSNNIDVNINVVGSNKTDGTISVISSNKTDVKINIVGSNNIDGTIIVVGCNNTDATINVVGSTNIDGTITVVGTNNTERTISVVGSNTTDGTISVVGSNNTDGTIRVVGSNNTDAKISVFGSNNTYGTISVVGSNNIDDTITVVGSNNTDGTISAVGSNNTDVTISVVGSNNTDGTISVFGSYNTDGTVSIVGSNNTYVKISVAGSNSTDGTINVVRSNNNDDIISVVSSNNTDGTINVFGSNNTNGTINVIVSNNTDGIISVVVSNNTDGSIMVVGSNNTDCTIIVVGSNNNDGTISVFGSNNTDVTINVVGSNNTDGTISVVGSNNTNGTICVVGSNITDGTICVVGSNITDGTIGVVSSNNTDGIICVVGCNNIDGTISVVGSNNTDGMIIVVGSNNTDGTISVVGSNNTNGTIGVVGCNNTDGTISVVGSNNTNEGGGESAPGGQETDSSPPLPLLLKKALSCFQSRVVEGLDDNLLRERVAKVLGDFLFASNLALSRTQEFEDLKVKMAKLDEDLTAMTKVFANRETALYLELASLRQSEKDAKKALQDKSLKAVELEAKILPLRTRTVELDDIVAELKEKVANLENRSTQREILLGQVEGELAEKTESLRRTEEELTNNSAVAYGEGFQDVVAQFACAHLEVDLSFFDESKCVVDGQIVPRE